A genomic window from Pyxidicoccus trucidator includes:
- a CDS encoding serine/threonine-protein kinase, whose amino-acid sequence MSGPAADSGAYPWELLPGDQVNRWRIIERLGTGSYGVVYRVEGDVPGESYALKLALRPSDARAEREVALLARTDHPHVVRFHDWGSIRGVAGNHLYFVMDWVQGLPLHLWAEKTNPSLRELARVASTLALTLDWLHARGVHHRDLKPEHILIRASDTQPILIDFGVGRQEGASTLTSTVVPPGTVHLRSPEAVDFHRLYFREEGARYTFQPTDDLYALGVCLFRALAGHYPFPPDLPGDLLMLAILAHVPPPVTVINPRVPPAFSEVVARLLEKRPWARHGSGRELHHSLEAAQALGPAEAWEEHVFAWEEGPEPADPAERRTVRPVLPATPMTPVPELEAPPRRHSTGGRRAVGAVLLPPSVVADPAKHGLALIVVDRREPEPPRGWAAWATARQHAFRAGVALGVVVLLGLVAWVAAGRGAVSGPSSEEVGATFHSEPPLEDAPARIEAPSGGTLGPRDAVSPPLVENPPGADAAPMTQAKDTSDVKTSKPSSPPAKQRAKTPDAVRGALGAALTATCVGAACASPQQVEVPRLPAALQQARPPPEECPPDALEAMAQLQFDKVGESEPDGSLVPYEYEEGPAPAREGPAVFALDRQLGTLPRRGTTVSGRLFFAKGRVHGWFTEARTRDGQRFPVCMVLLDEDRRLGWAVEGPGDEPSTVLVHPIGKLMTVKRFK is encoded by the coding sequence ATGTCCGGACCGGCGGCAGACAGCGGGGCATATCCATGGGAGCTGCTGCCCGGCGACCAGGTCAATCGCTGGCGCATCATCGAGCGGCTGGGGACTGGCAGCTATGGCGTGGTGTACCGGGTGGAGGGAGACGTCCCCGGCGAGAGCTACGCGCTCAAGCTGGCGCTGCGGCCGTCGGACGCGCGCGCCGAGCGCGAGGTGGCGCTGCTCGCTCGGACGGACCACCCGCATGTGGTGCGCTTCCATGACTGGGGCAGCATTCGGGGTGTGGCGGGCAATCACCTGTACTTCGTCATGGACTGGGTCCAGGGACTGCCCCTGCACCTGTGGGCGGAGAAGACCAACCCGTCGCTGCGCGAGCTGGCGCGGGTCGCGAGCACCCTGGCCCTGACGCTGGACTGGCTGCACGCGAGGGGCGTGCACCACCGCGACCTCAAGCCCGAGCACATCCTCATCCGCGCGAGCGATACGCAGCCGATACTCATCGACTTCGGCGTGGGGCGGCAGGAAGGGGCCAGCACGCTCACCTCGACGGTGGTGCCGCCAGGCACCGTGCACCTGCGCAGCCCCGAGGCCGTGGACTTCCACCGCCTGTACTTCCGCGAGGAGGGCGCGCGCTACACGTTCCAGCCCACAGACGACCTGTACGCGCTGGGCGTGTGCCTCTTCCGCGCCCTGGCGGGGCACTATCCGTTTCCCCCGGACCTTCCGGGGGACCTGTTGATGCTGGCCATTCTCGCGCACGTGCCGCCGCCCGTGACGGTCATCAATCCCCGGGTGCCGCCTGCCTTCAGCGAGGTGGTGGCGCGGCTGCTGGAGAAGAGACCTTGGGCCCGCCACGGCTCCGGGCGCGAGCTGCACCATTCGCTGGAGGCGGCCCAGGCGCTCGGTCCGGCGGAGGCCTGGGAGGAGCACGTCTTCGCCTGGGAGGAAGGACCCGAGCCGGCCGACCCCGCCGAGCGGCGCACGGTTCGCCCGGTCTTGCCCGCGACACCGATGACTCCGGTGCCCGAGCTGGAGGCCCCGCCCAGGAGGCACTCGACGGGTGGGCGGAGGGCTGTCGGAGCCGTGCTGCTGCCGCCGTCGGTCGTGGCCGACCCGGCAAAGCACGGACTGGCGCTGATTGTCGTGGATCGTCGCGAGCCGGAGCCGCCTCGTGGGTGGGCCGCCTGGGCGACGGCAAGACAGCATGCGTTCCGCGCGGGTGTGGCGCTCGGTGTGGTGGTGCTGCTCGGCCTCGTGGCCTGGGTGGCCGCCGGTCGCGGGGCAGTGTCAGGGCCTTCATCCGAAGAGGTGGGGGCCACCTTCCATTCGGAACCACCGCTGGAAGACGCGCCCGCGCGGATAGAGGCGCCCTCCGGAGGGACACTGGGGCCTCGCGACGCCGTGTCGCCACCCTTGGTGGAGAACCCGCCCGGAGCGGATGCTGCACCCATGACCCAGGCCAAGGACACCTCCGACGTGAAGACCTCGAAGCCCTCCAGTCCCCCCGCGAAGCAGCGAGCGAAGACTCCGGACGCCGTGCGCGGCGCGCTTGGAGCGGCGCTCACCGCTACCTGCGTGGGCGCGGCCTGCGCGAGTCCCCAGCAGGTGGAGGTGCCGCGGCTCCCCGCGGCGCTGCAACAGGCACGGCCTCCGCCCGAGGAGTGTCCTCCGGACGCCTTGGAGGCGATGGCGCAGCTTCAGTTCGACAAGGTCGGCGAATCGGAGCCGGATGGAAGCCTCGTGCCCTATGAGTATGAGGAGGGACCGGCCCCTGCGCGCGAGGGCCCCGCGGTCTTTGCGCTCGATCGTCAGTTGGGGACCCTGCCCCGGCGGGGGACCACGGTGTCCGGACGGTTGTTCTTCGCCAAGGGCCGTGTCCATGGCTGGTTCACCGAGGCTCGAACGAGGGATGGCCAAAGATTCCCCGTCTGCATGGTGTTGCTGGATGAAGACCGCAGACTGGGTTGGGCGGTGGAGGGGCCTGGAGACGAACCCAGCACCGTGCTCGTCCATCCGATAGGAAAGCTCATGACGGTGAAGCGCTTCAAATGA
- a CDS encoding lipocalin-like domain-containing protein, with product MNPTVRLTLAAVSLLLLVPALPAGNAAPPAAVSQEQLAGTWTLVAVDNVFPDGRRVQLYGVSPQGLLMFDARGRYSIHIFRAGRARFASSDKNQGTPEENQATVQGSNSHFGRYSVKAAERTLTFHIDHASFPNWEGTEQQRAFTLAGDELTYTVPVPTSGGPTAVGEVKWKRVR from the coding sequence TTGAACCCGACTGTACGACTCACCCTCGCCGCCGTGTCGCTGCTGCTCCTCGTCCCCGCCCTTCCCGCGGGCAACGCAGCCCCGCCAGCGGCGGTGTCCCAGGAGCAGCTCGCTGGCACCTGGACGCTCGTAGCCGTGGACAACGTGTTCCCCGACGGCCGACGGGTCCAGCTCTACGGCGTCAGCCCCCAGGGCCTGCTCATGTTCGATGCACGGGGCCGCTACTCCATCCACATCTTCCGCGCGGGCCGCGCCAGGTTCGCGTCCAGCGACAAGAACCAGGGCACGCCGGAGGAGAACCAGGCCACGGTGCAGGGGAGCAACTCGCACTTCGGCCGGTACTCGGTGAAGGCGGCGGAGCGCACCCTCACCTTCCACATCGACCACGCCTCGTTTCCCAACTGGGAGGGCACCGAGCAGCAGCGCGCCTTCACGCTCGCGGGCGACGAGCTGACGTACACCGTGCCCGTACCGACGAGCGGCGGGCCGACGGCGGTGGGCGAGGTGAAGTGGAAGCGCGTCCGGTAG
- a CDS encoding zinc-dependent alcohol dehydrogenase family protein, whose protein sequence is MGGTMKRWQLERPGREHLKLADVAIPKPGPGEVLVRVSAVSLNYREKLFLDGPAYTGVSLPFTPASDMAGEVVATGAGVQRFREGARVIANFQTDWVDGPVPRANGGVRSLGGSAPGVLAEYVAMPEGWLVASPETLDDAQASTLPCAGLTAWTSLVELGALRPGQTVVTQGTGGVSLFGVQLASALGARVIVVSGDEAKLARAKTLGAAHGIHRRHTPDWEKTVLELTGGQGADHILELVGGDNLGRSAAALAPGGRISLIGVLEGFEGRFPVLPLFQTHGLIQGIFVGHRRGLERLVRAVDSLALKPVIDATYPLAELPAALEHLDRGAFGKLVIRVRS, encoded by the coding sequence ATGGGCGGCACGATGAAGCGGTGGCAGTTGGAGCGTCCGGGCCGGGAGCACCTGAAGCTGGCGGACGTGGCGATTCCGAAGCCGGGGCCGGGCGAGGTGCTGGTGCGCGTCTCGGCCGTCTCGCTCAACTACCGCGAGAAGCTCTTCCTGGACGGGCCCGCCTACACGGGCGTGTCGCTCCCCTTCACCCCCGCCTCCGACATGGCGGGCGAGGTCGTCGCCACCGGCGCGGGCGTCCAGCGCTTCAGGGAAGGCGCGCGCGTCATCGCCAACTTCCAGACGGACTGGGTGGACGGGCCGGTGCCCCGCGCGAATGGTGGAGTGCGGAGCCTGGGCGGTAGCGCCCCCGGCGTGCTGGCCGAGTACGTGGCCATGCCTGAAGGCTGGCTGGTCGCCTCGCCCGAGACGCTGGACGACGCGCAGGCGAGCACGCTGCCCTGCGCCGGCCTCACGGCGTGGACGTCGCTGGTGGAGCTGGGCGCGCTGCGGCCAGGGCAGACGGTGGTGACGCAGGGCACGGGCGGCGTGTCGCTGTTCGGGGTGCAGCTCGCGTCGGCGCTGGGAGCGCGGGTCATCGTCGTCTCGGGAGACGAGGCCAAGCTCGCGCGCGCGAAGACGCTGGGCGCGGCGCACGGCATCCACCGCCGCCACACGCCGGACTGGGAGAAGACGGTGCTGGAGCTCACCGGCGGGCAGGGCGCGGACCACATCCTGGAATTGGTGGGTGGCGACAACCTGGGCCGCTCGGCGGCGGCGCTGGCGCCCGGCGGGCGCATCTCCCTGATTGGCGTGCTGGAGGGCTTCGAGGGCCGCTTCCCGGTGCTGCCGCTGTTCCAGACGCACGGCCTCATCCAGGGCATCTTCGTGGGCCACAGGCGCGGCCTGGAGCGCCTGGTGCGCGCGGTGGACTCGCTGGCGCTGAAGCCGGTCATCGACGCCACCTATCCGCTCGCGGAGCTGCCGGCCGCGCTGGAGCACCTGGACCGCGGGGCCTTCGGCAAGCTGGTCATCCGCGTCCGCTCCTGA
- a CDS encoding LysR family transcriptional regulator produces MTDRLSGVLTFVQAVEAGSFALAAERLGLSRSAVGKSIARLEERLDTRLFHRTTRSQSLTDDGQSFYERCVRALAELEAAEAALDSGRRAPTGRLRVTAPVLFGRHCAAPLLWELARKHPGLELELSFSDRVVDLIEDGYDLAIRVAPLADNAGLAARRLGVQEMVVCASPGYLRKHGRPRTLADLERHEGVVYGRNGVGKPWRFPDAQGVDRRVSVPHRLRFDDLETIADAATQGSGLAWLPCWLVAERVRGGQLIPVLKEEPSHGNEIFAVWPQNKHLPSKVRAAIDVLAARIPERLSPNHR; encoded by the coding sequence ATGACGGACCGGCTCAGCGGAGTGCTCACCTTCGTCCAGGCCGTGGAGGCCGGGAGCTTCGCGCTCGCCGCCGAGCGCCTGGGCCTGTCGCGCTCGGCCGTCGGCAAGAGCATTGCCCGGCTGGAGGAGCGGCTGGACACACGCCTGTTCCACCGCACCACGCGCAGCCAGAGCCTCACCGATGACGGGCAGTCCTTCTATGAGCGCTGCGTGCGCGCGCTGGCGGAGCTGGAGGCCGCCGAGGCGGCGCTGGACTCGGGACGCCGCGCCCCCACCGGCCGCCTGCGGGTGACGGCGCCCGTGCTGTTCGGCCGGCACTGCGCGGCGCCGCTGCTCTGGGAGCTGGCCCGCAAGCACCCCGGGCTGGAGCTGGAGCTCTCCTTCAGCGACCGCGTGGTGGACCTCATCGAGGACGGCTATGACCTGGCCATCCGCGTCGCGCCGCTGGCCGACAATGCCGGCCTCGCGGCCCGCCGGCTGGGAGTGCAGGAGATGGTGGTCTGCGCGTCCCCCGGGTACCTCCGCAAGCATGGCCGGCCCCGGACGCTCGCGGACCTGGAGCGACACGAGGGCGTCGTCTACGGCCGCAACGGCGTCGGCAAGCCATGGCGCTTCCCGGATGCCCAGGGCGTGGACCGGCGCGTGTCCGTCCCGCACCGCCTGCGCTTCGATGACCTGGAGACCATCGCCGACGCCGCCACCCAGGGCTCCGGACTGGCGTGGCTGCCGTGCTGGCTCGTCGCGGAGCGCGTGCGTGGAGGGCAGCTCATCCCCGTGCTGAAAGAGGAGCCCAGCCACGGCAATGAAATCTTCGCCGTCTGGCCGCAGAACAAGCACCTGCCGTCCAAGGTGCGCGCCGCCATCGACGTGCTCGCGGCGCGCATCCCAGAGCGACTGTCCCCGAACCACCGATAG
- a CDS encoding CGNR zinc finger domain-containing protein — translation MARTKSPAPRETPTGELRDGFKFRSGRLALDLPASLAARLKAEPRELLETPHDLGRWLVAAGLAVKDPKATEEELGHARELREALYRLARARVRGEGFDSRDRALVNRWAAEPPPAPQLGAEGLTWMGGGVRSLLAAVARDGVELLGGPLAERIRNCEGEGCALLFVDTSRSGQRRWCSMSGCGNKAKVEEFRRRQREDTR, via the coding sequence ATGGCACGCACGAAGAGTCCGGCCCCGCGCGAGACGCCGACGGGAGAGCTGCGCGACGGGTTCAAGTTCCGCTCCGGCCGGCTGGCGCTGGACCTGCCGGCCTCCCTGGCCGCGCGGCTCAAGGCCGAGCCGAGAGAGCTGCTGGAGACGCCTCACGACCTGGGCCGCTGGCTCGTGGCCGCCGGGCTGGCGGTGAAGGACCCGAAGGCCACGGAGGAGGAGCTGGGCCACGCACGCGAGCTGCGGGAGGCCCTCTACCGGCTGGCCCGGGCCCGCGTGCGGGGAGAGGGCTTCGACTCCAGGGACCGGGCGCTGGTGAACCGGTGGGCGGCGGAGCCTCCTCCGGCGCCCCAGCTCGGAGCGGAGGGGCTCACCTGGATGGGGGGCGGCGTGCGCTCCCTGCTGGCGGCGGTGGCGAGGGACGGCGTGGAGCTGCTCGGCGGTCCGCTCGCGGAGCGCATCCGCAACTGCGAGGGGGAGGGCTGTGCGCTGCTCTTCGTGGACACCTCCCGCTCCGGCCAGCGGCGCTGGTGCTCCATGTCCGGCTGCGGCAACAAGGCGAAGGTGGAGGAGTTCCGCCGACGGCAGCGCGAGGACACACGGTAG
- a CDS encoding SDR family oxidoreductase has product MQLEGKRVIVIGAGSGIGRCVAVAASEAGASVVLAGRKQESLEATAALLKGPREVRVLDASVEAQVAAFFESVGPFDHLVSTTSQGASGPITEMGAASVERAFAAKLWAPIFLVKHAAARIAPEGSFTFFSGFRAWKPAPGTSITSLVNGGLEAFTKAMAVELAPVRLNAISPGVVDSGAFWERLGADARERLFADYARRAPARRVGRPEDLASATLFAMTNPFLTGTVLAVDGGGPLM; this is encoded by the coding sequence ATGCAGTTGGAAGGCAAGCGGGTGATTGTCATCGGTGCAGGCTCCGGCATTGGCCGGTGCGTGGCCGTCGCCGCATCGGAGGCTGGCGCCAGCGTGGTGCTGGCGGGGCGCAAGCAGGAGTCGCTGGAGGCCACCGCGGCACTGCTGAAGGGGCCCCGGGAGGTGCGCGTCCTGGATGCCTCGGTGGAGGCGCAGGTCGCGGCCTTCTTCGAGTCGGTCGGCCCGTTCGACCACCTGGTGAGCACCACGAGTCAGGGCGCCTCCGGGCCCATCACCGAGATGGGGGCCGCCTCCGTCGAGCGGGCCTTCGCCGCCAAGCTCTGGGCGCCCATCTTCCTGGTGAAGCACGCCGCCGCGCGCATCGCGCCGGAGGGCTCCTTCACCTTCTTCTCGGGCTTCCGCGCGTGGAAGCCCGCTCCGGGAACCTCCATCACCAGCCTGGTCAATGGAGGGCTCGAGGCCTTCACCAAGGCCATGGCCGTGGAGCTGGCGCCGGTGCGGCTCAACGCCATCTCCCCGGGCGTGGTGGACTCCGGGGCCTTCTGGGAGCGGCTCGGCGCCGACGCCCGGGAGCGGCTCTTCGCGGACTACGCGCGCAGGGCCCCTGCCCGGCGCGTGGGCAGACCCGAGGACCTCGCCTCCGCCACGCTCTTCGCGATGACCAACCCCTTCCTGACCGGAACCGTCCTTGCCGTGGACGGTGGCGGTCCGCTCATGTGA
- a CDS encoding zf-TFIIB domain-containing protein, with product MRRHCPICPQKPLRDTQLNGVLVATCDSCKGHWMEHDELERLTPAWKTDAPWAALHDAPRRCPHAQHHVPASRENCGLCGRAAARCPTCDEHLSQVRMQACAVDVCSRCHGLWLDASELELLRRAPRHSLRPLVGAAAVAAATAAALAASQSTVVSSSPIQEAARDVATTTGEVVAEVAVEVVAEGALEVIVDGAGTVIEVAVEGASAVGVAVGEAMAAVLAAIADALN from the coding sequence ATGCGCCGGCACTGCCCCATCTGTCCCCAGAAGCCCCTGCGAGACACCCAGCTCAACGGGGTCCTCGTGGCCACCTGTGACTCCTGCAAGGGCCACTGGATGGAGCACGATGAGCTGGAGCGGCTGACCCCCGCCTGGAAGACCGACGCGCCGTGGGCCGCGCTGCACGATGCGCCCCGGCGCTGCCCCCACGCCCAGCACCATGTCCCGGCCTCTCGGGAGAACTGCGGGCTGTGTGGCCGGGCGGCCGCGCGCTGCCCCACCTGCGATGAGCACCTCTCCCAGGTGCGGATGCAGGCCTGCGCGGTGGACGTGTGCAGCCGGTGTCACGGCCTCTGGCTGGACGCGAGCGAGCTGGAATTGCTCCGCCGTGCGCCCAGACACTCGCTGCGCCCCCTGGTGGGTGCCGCCGCCGTGGCCGCCGCGACCGCGGCCGCGCTGGCCGCCTCACAGTCCACCGTCGTCAGCTCGAGCCCGATTCAGGAGGCCGCGCGGGATGTCGCGACGACCACGGGAGAAGTCGTGGCGGAGGTCGCGGTGGAGGTGGTGGCGGAGGGCGCCCTGGAAGTCATCGTGGACGGCGCCGGCACGGTCATCGAAGTCGCCGTGGAGGGCGCCTCCGCCGTGGGCGTCGCGGTCGGCGAGGCGATGGCCGCCGTCCTGGCCGCCATCGCCGACGCCCTCAACTGA